From the genome of Colwellia psychrerythraea 34H, one region includes:
- a CDS encoding SDR family NAD(P)-dependent oxidoreductase gives MKPLFGKVALVTGASRGIGKGIALSLGEAGAKVYITGRTVEEGKSASCLSGTIHQTVEEVIKLGGECVAIQCDHSIDSEVEAAFNRINAENKRLNILVNNVWGGYEHYTDGTEFWHENGFWTVPISRWDAMFHSGVRANYISSVLAVPLLMQQEDSLIITLSFFAAQRNDKGVAYGTAKAASDHMVACMAEELREHNIAAVSLYPGLVRTESVMKAAKHLDLSNSESPQFIGRAVVALASDTDIMKKSGRVLVAAKLAQEYGFTDINGEQPRPLTAQDV, from the coding sequence ATGAAACCTCTATTCGGTAAGGTTGCACTTGTTACTGGAGCAAGCCGTGGTATTGGAAAAGGTATTGCGCTTAGCTTGGGCGAAGCAGGCGCGAAAGTCTATATTACGGGAAGAACTGTCGAGGAAGGGAAATCTGCTTCATGCCTGTCCGGAACAATCCACCAGACAGTTGAAGAGGTCATTAAATTAGGGGGAGAATGTGTGGCTATTCAATGTGACCATAGCATTGATTCTGAAGTGGAAGCCGCGTTTAATCGTATTAATGCAGAGAATAAGCGACTGAATATTCTGGTTAATAATGTTTGGGGTGGTTACGAACATTATACTGATGGTACCGAGTTCTGGCATGAAAATGGATTTTGGACTGTACCAATTTCACGTTGGGACGCTATGTTTCACTCTGGAGTTCGAGCCAATTATATATCCAGCGTACTTGCTGTACCGCTATTAATGCAGCAAGAAGATTCCCTTATAATTACTCTTTCATTTTTCGCCGCTCAACGTAATGACAAAGGAGTAGCATACGGTACTGCTAAAGCCGCCTCCGATCATATGGTAGCGTGTATGGCAGAAGAGTTACGAGAACATAATATTGCTGCTGTTTCTCTGTATCCTGGCCTTGTACGTACTGAGTCGGTAATGAAAGCCGCAAAGCATTTAGATTTATCCAATTCTGAATCACCACAATTTATTGGACGGGCAGTTGTAGCACTTGCTAGCGATACTGATATCATGAAAAAATCGGGACGGGTATTGGTTGCCGCAAAGCTTGCCCAAGAATATGGTTTCACTGACATCAATGGAGAGCAACCACGCCCTTTAACGGCACAAGATGTTTAG
- a CDS encoding polysaccharide deacetylase family protein, whose product MIFKIKTTFLLLALLFSVSSNSHAKNNDFTWPKGNKLAVSLSYDDALNSQLDNVIPELDKYNLKASFYVIPNSPVMNARMGEWRAAAKNGHELGNHSIYHPCSASLPNREWVQEHHDLDNYSASQMVEELTIANTFLKAIDGKTERTYTVPCGDLLVGGEEYLSKVNHLFTAIKGHGADKRFSLIWDPTNSTGKELIDYIKNIPAEILLVNIIFHGVGGDYLSVSSEAHAALLTFLANNRDAYYVDSYINLMKYVGNME is encoded by the coding sequence ATGATTTTTAAGATAAAAACTACCTTTCTACTTTTAGCATTACTATTTTCAGTATCTAGTAACTCTCATGCTAAAAATAATGATTTCACTTGGCCTAAAGGGAATAAATTAGCTGTAAGTCTTTCCTATGATGATGCCCTAAACAGCCAATTGGACAATGTGATTCCTGAGCTGGATAAATATAATCTAAAAGCATCCTTTTATGTCATTCCAAACTCCCCTGTGATGAATGCACGAATGGGGGAATGGAGAGCAGCAGCAAAAAATGGCCATGAACTAGGCAATCATAGTATCTATCATCCATGCAGTGCCTCACTACCAAATAGGGAGTGGGTTCAAGAACATCATGACCTTGATAATTACAGCGCCTCACAAATGGTTGAGGAACTGACAATTGCTAATACCTTTCTTAAAGCTATTGATGGTAAAACCGAACGTACTTATACCGTTCCCTGTGGTGATTTACTCGTCGGTGGTGAAGAGTACCTCAGTAAAGTAAATCATCTTTTTACTGCGATTAAAGGTCACGGGGCTGACAAAAGGTTTTCTCTTATATGGGATCCAACAAATTCAACAGGAAAGGAACTAATTGATTATATTAAAAATATCCCTGCTGAAATATTATTAGTTAATATTATTTTTCATGGTGTGGGGGGAGATTATTTATCTGTTTCATCAGAGGCTCATGCCGCGTTATTAACTTTCTTAGCGAATAATCGGGATGCCTATTATGTAGATTCATATATAAATTTGATGAAATATGTAGGTAACATGGAATAA
- a CDS encoding VOC family protein, whose amino-acid sequence MEPRISIITLGVKNLKKSFDFYTTLGFPSSRNPEDGIIFFKTSGVCLALYPLDKLAEDVFPSLNSNPSGFSGVTFAHNTRSKVEVDSILELAKTAGGNIEKPAQNVFWGGYSGYFSDPDGYLWEIAFGDCWEFNEDGSLIIK is encoded by the coding sequence ATGGAACCACGTATCAGCATCATCACGTTAGGTGTAAAAAACCTAAAAAAGTCTTTTGATTTTTATACAACTCTTGGGTTTCCATCATCGAGAAACCCTGAAGATGGTATTATTTTTTTTAAAACTAGTGGTGTATGTTTAGCTTTATACCCTTTAGATAAACTAGCAGAAGATGTATTTCCTAGTCTTAATTCAAATCCTTCAGGATTTTCAGGTGTTACATTTGCTCACAATACTCGATCTAAAGTAGAGGTCGATTCTATATTGGAATTAGCCAAGACTGCTGGTGGCAATATCGAAAAACCAGCTCAAAATGTTTTTTGGGGTGGCTATAGTGGTTACTTTTCAGATCCAGATGGATATTTATGGGAGATAGCATTTGGTGATTGTTGGGAGTTCAATGAAGATGGAAGTCTAATCATAAAATAA
- a CDS encoding glycoside hydrolase family 16 protein, with the protein MKSTLPLIPLASALLLIACSGEVTTNESTKQQSTVSNWHVDFFDGFDTFNPDNWQDQRIWVNNETQCYVPDNQFGTREVSNGSIKLKVIDTGEKRSCDNFDKHGKQHPDTQYVAGRIASKNLKEFVKGKWTARLKVENSGQSGMFPAWWLLGAQNNEPPVQQPDENVCWPMVGSGEIDIFEHHSDGGPDHYAARAIKSNGKCGDGDWQALMLVQEAKLDEYHDYSVEWVGDDVIFRLDEVEVYRLPGEADKLAEPFFAILNFAKINDSAMTANWVMEVDWVKHEAWY; encoded by the coding sequence ATGAAGTCTACTTTACCCCTGATCCCACTTGCATCAGCATTACTATTGATTGCATGCTCTGGCGAAGTAACAACTAACGAGTCAACAAAACAACAAAGCACAGTGAGCAATTGGCACGTTGATTTTTTCGATGGTTTCGATACGTTCAACCCCGACAACTGGCAAGATCAGCGCATATGGGTTAATAATGAGACCCAATGTTATGTTCCAGACAACCAGTTTGGCACGCGTGAAGTGAGCAATGGCAGCATCAAGCTGAAAGTTATCGATACTGGCGAGAAACGCAGTTGTGATAATTTTGACAAACATGGCAAACAACATCCGGATACCCAATATGTTGCAGGTCGTATAGCTTCTAAAAATCTTAAGGAATTTGTTAAAGGCAAATGGACCGCTCGCTTAAAAGTCGAAAACAGTGGTCAATCCGGCATGTTCCCTGCTTGGTGGCTCCTCGGTGCTCAAAATAATGAGCCCCCCGTACAACAGCCTGATGAAAACGTGTGTTGGCCTATGGTCGGCTCGGGTGAAATTGATATTTTTGAGCATCACAGTGATGGCGGCCCAGATCATTATGCAGCACGAGCCATTAAAAGTAATGGCAAGTGTGGAGACGGTGATTGGCAAGCCCTGATGTTGGTACAAGAAGCCAAGCTAGACGAATACCATGATTATTCAGTGGAATGGGTTGGCGATGATGTTATTTTCCGCCTAGATGAAGTTGAAGTATATCGACTCCCTGGTGAAGCAGATAAACTTGCTGAGCCCTTCTTCGCCATCTTGAATTTTGCCAAGATCAATGATTCAGCCATGACAGCTAACTGGGTTATGGAAGTCGATTGGGTGAAGCACGAAGCCTGGTATTAA